One genomic region from Spirulina subsalsa PCC 9445 encodes:
- a CDS encoding sodium-dependent bicarbonate transport family permease — protein MDFLSSFLVRFLAQLQSPTLGFLIGGMVIAAVNSRLAIPDAIYKFVVFMLLIKVGLSGGIAIRGSNLTEMLLPALFAVATGIVIVFIGRYTLAKLPNVKVVDAIATAGLFGAVSGSTMAAALTLLEEQGIEYEAWAAALYPFMDIPALVTAIVLASVYVSKQKQRLAAEESFSKQESLSRQPVAAGDYSSQSGSGYPTTKQEYFGQERDNAPKRVEIWPIVQESLQGSALSALLLGLALGLLTRPESVFESFYEPLFRGLLSILMLVMGMEATARLNELRKVAQWYAVYALVAPLLHGFIAFGFGMIAHYATGFSLGGVVILAVIAASSSDISGPPTLRAGIPSANPSAYIGASTAVGTPVAIALAIPLFIGLAQALMGN, from the coding sequence GTGGATTTCTTATCCAGTTTCTTAGTGCGCTTCTTAGCGCAGTTGCAGTCCCCGACACTCGGCTTTCTGATTGGTGGGATGGTTATTGCTGCCGTTAATAGCCGACTGGCCATTCCAGATGCAATCTATAAGTTTGTCGTCTTCATGCTACTGATTAAAGTTGGCCTGAGTGGCGGTATTGCGATCCGCGGATCCAATCTAACGGAGATGTTGTTGCCCGCCCTGTTTGCCGTGGCAACAGGGATCGTGATCGTGTTCATTGGGCGCTACACTTTAGCCAAGCTGCCCAACGTCAAAGTGGTGGATGCTATTGCTACTGCGGGCTTGTTTGGTGCTGTAAGTGGCTCGACTATGGCCGCCGCCCTGACACTACTCGAAGAGCAAGGCATCGAATACGAGGCCTGGGCGGCCGCCCTCTATCCCTTCATGGATATCCCGGCACTGGTGACGGCGATTGTCTTGGCGAGTGTTTATGTCAGCAAACAGAAGCAGCGCCTTGCAGCAGAGGAGTCTTTCAGTAAGCAGGAGTCTCTCAGCAGGCAGCCTGTGGCCGCAGGGGATTATTCCAGTCAGTCGGGATCCGGGTATCCGACTACTAAGCAGGAGTATTTCGGCCAAGAGCGTGATAACGCACCGAAGCGGGTTGAGATTTGGCCGATTGTACAGGAAAGCCTCCAAGGTTCTGCTCTATCGGCACTGTTGCTCGGTCTTGCTTTGGGGCTGCTCACCCGGCCTGAAAGTGTTTTTGAAAGCTTCTATGAGCCTCTCTTTCGCGGTCTGCTTTCGATCTTGATGCTGGTTATGGGTATGGAGGCCACGGCAAGGCTGAATGAGTTGCGTAAGGTGGCTCAGTGGTACGCTGTATATGCCTTGGTCGCGCCTTTGCTCCACGGGTTCATTGCCTTTGGTTTCGGGATGATTGCCCACTATGCTACGGGCTTTAGCTTGGGTGGGGTCGTGATCTTGGCTGTCATCGCTGCCTCTAGTTCGGACATCTCGGGGCCTCCCACGTTACGAGCGGGTATTCCCTCGGCTAATCCTTCCGCTTATATCGGTGCTTCTACGGCCGTTGGTACGCCAGTTGCGATCGCCTTGGCCATACCACTCTTCATCGGACTCGCCCAGGCACTGATGGGCAATTGA
- a CDS encoding S-layer homology domain-containing protein, which produces MLNLKRLKATTAVVLALGMNAGAIAPIAAPMLSAQPAIAQNFNSSFRDVPSNYWAANFIEALVSRGVIAGFPDGTFRPDAPVTRAQFSSMLQAAFNNNRVRNAPRFVDVPNTHWAASAISRAYETGFLAGYPGNIFQPEQNIPREQVLVSLANGLNYSASNSVDQVLGFYNDQVNISNFARSPIAAATERRMVVNHPSLSSLNPRRNATRAEVAAFLYQALVSQGTAPAISSSYIVSPTPVAVDYRIPAGTNLPVSYQQEKILLMANETLPVTFSTTTNVLSREGQLLIPVNSQVRGKLVPAGSGTRFVAEQIVFPNGQTRTLDAQSNIITEKETIRQGTNAWNVVRNAALGTAAAAAISAVTGDRAIATEEVLIGTGVGALTTLIQSFLGRNSVDVLVVKPDTNLNLTLNSDFVVSAR; this is translated from the coding sequence ATGTTGAACCTCAAACGCTTGAAAGCCACTACTGCCGTTGTTCTTGCCCTCGGAATGAATGCTGGAGCGATCGCACCGATTGCCGCACCCATGCTTTCCGCCCAACCCGCGATCGCCCAAAACTTTAACAGCAGCTTCCGAGACGTTCCCTCCAACTATTGGGCCGCTAACTTTATTGAAGCCTTAGTCAGTCGAGGTGTAATTGCAGGTTTCCCTGATGGCACCTTCCGCCCCGATGCACCTGTGACTCGCGCTCAATTTTCCTCCATGTTACAAGCGGCATTCAATAACAACAGAGTGCGCAACGCCCCCAGATTCGTTGATGTTCCCAATACTCACTGGGCCGCTTCTGCCATCAGTCGCGCCTACGAAACAGGCTTTTTAGCCGGATATCCCGGCAACATCTTCCAACCGGAACAAAATATCCCTCGGGAACAAGTGTTAGTTTCCTTAGCCAACGGGTTAAACTACAGCGCCTCCAATTCGGTGGATCAAGTGTTGGGTTTCTACAACGATCAGGTCAACATTTCCAACTTTGCCCGTTCTCCCATTGCGGCCGCCACTGAACGGCGGATGGTCGTCAACCACCCCTCTTTAAGCAGCTTAAACCCCCGACGCAATGCCACCCGCGCCGAAGTAGCCGCCTTCTTGTATCAAGCCCTAGTCAGCCAAGGCACCGCCCCAGCAATCAGTTCCAGCTATATTGTTTCACCCACTCCGGTAGCTGTGGATTATCGCATTCCGGCGGGGACTAATCTTCCGGTGTCTTACCAACAAGAGAAAATTTTGTTAATGGCCAATGAAACCTTACCTGTCACCTTTAGCACTACGACCAATGTTTTAAGTCGTGAAGGACAGTTATTGATTCCCGTCAATAGCCAAGTCAGAGGGAAGCTGGTTCCGGCCGGAAGTGGGACTCGCTTTGTCGCCGAGCAAATTGTGTTCCCCAACGGGCAAACCCGCACCCTAGACGCACAATCCAACATCATCACGGAAAAAGAAACCATCCGTCAGGGAACGAATGCCTGGAATGTAGTAAGGAATGCGGCTTTAGGGACCGCTGCCGCGGCCGCTATCTCTGCGGTAACAGGCGATCGCGCCATTGCCACAGAAGAGGTCTTAATCGGAACGGGTGTAGGCGCTTTAACCACCTTAATTCAAAGCTTCCTCGGTCGGAACAGTGTAGATGTGTTAGTCGTTAAACCGGATACGAACCTGAACCTCACCTTAAATTCTGATTTTGTGGTCAGCGCTCGTTAA
- a CDS encoding GGDEF domain-containing protein, with translation MVLQQQILEMFPSFKAVCSENYHPPFYHHPDPESTELTVDSRLEELSLDFIQVDWSCITWEVAKNLENNRTRAGIILTENQQFQGMISRRRFWEQMSRPYSLDLFAQRPIQFLYPFVETDLLVLNSKTTIVEATQLALKRSAELVYEPLVVFTDQGKYGILDTHHLLMAHAHIHILTTKLLQQSSQQLEAVNLELKRLASLDGLTEIANRRHFNDYLCQVWQQAYQVKSPLSLVLIDVDYFKRYNDAYGHLAGDDCLRQVAKTLKKVERNSYNLVARYGGEEFAVILPNSTPEQAREITSVIQRSMNDLAIPHVRSKVSPIVTLSMGVATCIPSWEKSPQDLVQAADDALYQVKKSGRNGVLFAEELVAYSESESSREQP, from the coding sequence ATGGTTTTGCAACAACAAATTCTAGAAATGTTTCCTTCTTTTAAAGCCGTGTGTTCTGAAAATTATCACCCACCATTTTATCACCATCCTGATCCGGAGTCAACAGAATTAACTGTAGATTCAAGATTAGAAGAACTATCCTTAGATTTTATTCAAGTGGACTGGTCTTGTATTACTTGGGAAGTGGCTAAAAATCTAGAGAATAATCGTACTAGGGCAGGAATTATTTTAACTGAAAATCAACAATTTCAAGGCATGATTTCCCGTCGTCGGTTTTGGGAACAGATGAGTCGTCCTTATAGTTTAGACTTATTTGCACAGCGTCCCATTCAGTTCCTTTATCCTTTTGTTGAAACAGATCTGTTAGTATTAAATAGTAAAACAACCATTGTAGAAGCCACTCAATTAGCTCTTAAACGTTCGGCAGAGTTAGTTTATGAACCTCTAGTCGTTTTCACCGATCAGGGCAAGTATGGAATTTTAGACACCCATCATTTATTAATGGCTCATGCTCACATTCATATTCTCACCACAAAACTTTTACAGCAATCCTCTCAGCAGTTAGAAGCCGTTAATCTCGAACTAAAACGTTTAGCCTCGTTAGATGGTTTAACTGAAATTGCTAATCGTCGTCATTTTAACGACTATTTATGCCAAGTTTGGCAACAAGCCTATCAAGTTAAATCCCCTTTGTCTCTGGTTTTAATTGATGTGGATTACTTCAAACGTTACAATGATGCCTATGGTCATTTAGCAGGAGATGATTGTTTACGTCAGGTGGCTAAGACCTTAAAAAAAGTCGAGCGCAATTCTTATAATTTAGTCGCTCGTTATGGGGGTGAAGAGTTTGCTGTTATTTTGCCTAATTCCACCCCAGAACAAGCCCGTGAAATTACTTCAGTAATTCAACGGAGTATGAATGACTTGGCCATCCCTCATGTTCGTTCTAAAGTGAGTCCTATTGTTACGCTGTCTATGGGGGTGGCGACTTGTATTCCCAGTTGGGAAAAATCACCACAGGATTTAGTTCAAGCGGCAGACGATGCACTGTACCAAGTGAAAAAAAGTGGCCGGAATGGCGTACTTTTTGCCGAGGAACTTGTTGCTTATTCTGAATCAGAGTCCAGTCGGGAGCAACCCTGA
- a CDS encoding sensor histidine kinase, with amino-acid sequence MLTLAMTPHLSVPSTHFDFKTLTLDSTLSKLFLYDAEIEDTHPVVEVAELFDNYPILPGIILKHQGKFVGMVSRRRFLERMSRPYARELFLQRPIQSLYGFIQTELAIVPLETGIVKAAQLSLKRPAELLYEPLVVEIGEDDYRLVDIHQLLVAQSQIHKLTSRLLDESHYAQQVQTEKMVSLGRMVAGVAHELRNPINSVSGNIDFLINYFDNLLCLLNCYQEEMGIKSERVKQLEEELDLEFVLEDMPRLLKSMQIGSERLTQIVNSLRNFARMDDRKKQIMDVHECLDGTLLILDNRLKQGIRVLKDYDKIPLLDCYSGQLSQVFMNLLANAIDVLMEKKEKQADAEWEPQIEVVTRLLKGEQGRQGVSVKIIDNGSGISEENQAKLFQTFFTTKPLGKGTGFGLPISYQIVTEKHQGELKFKSQEGVGTEFEVILPLSSSVPNPELN; translated from the coding sequence ATGTTAACTTTAGCCATGACTCCTCACCTTTCTGTTCCCTCCACTCATTTTGATTTCAAAACTCTAACCCTGGATTCCACACTGTCTAAGTTGTTTCTTTACGATGCGGAAATTGAGGACACTCACCCAGTCGTTGAAGTGGCGGAATTATTTGATAATTACCCAATTTTGCCGGGGATTATTTTGAAACATCAAGGTAAGTTTGTAGGGATGGTTTCCCGACGACGGTTTTTAGAACGGATGAGTCGTCCCTATGCGCGGGAGTTATTTTTACAGCGTCCTATTCAGTCTTTATACGGATTTATTCAAACGGAGTTAGCCATTGTACCGCTAGAGACTGGTATTGTAAAAGCAGCTCAATTGTCTTTAAAACGTCCGGCAGAGTTATTATATGAACCTCTAGTGGTAGAGATAGGAGAAGATGACTATCGTTTGGTTGATATTCATCAGTTATTAGTGGCACAATCTCAAATTCATAAGTTAACCAGTCGTTTGTTAGATGAAAGTCATTATGCGCAACAGGTGCAAACGGAAAAGATGGTGAGTTTGGGGCGAATGGTGGCAGGTGTAGCCCATGAATTGCGCAATCCGATTAATTCGGTGAGTGGGAACATTGATTTTTTAATTAACTATTTTGATAACTTGTTGTGTTTATTAAATTGTTATCAAGAGGAGATGGGAATCAAGAGTGAACGGGTGAAGCAACTGGAGGAAGAGCTAGATTTAGAGTTTGTGCTGGAGGATATGCCACGCTTGTTAAAGAGTATGCAAATTGGCTCTGAACGTTTAACCCAAATTGTCAATAGTTTGCGCAATTTTGCCCGGATGGATGACCGGAAAAAGCAAATAATGGATGTTCATGAGTGCCTTGATGGGACATTGTTGATTTTAGATAATCGTTTGAAACAGGGGATTCGGGTGTTGAAAGATTATGATAAAATTCCGTTGCTGGATTGTTATTCAGGCCAGTTAAGTCAGGTGTTTATGAATTTGTTGGCGAATGCTATTGATGTGTTGATGGAGAAGAAAGAAAAACAAGCGGATGCAGAGTGGGAGCCTCAGATTGAGGTGGTGACGCGGTTGTTGAAGGGGGAACAGGGGCGACAAGGGGTGAGTGTTAAAATCATTGATAATGGTTCGGGGATTTCTGAGGAAAATCAGGCGAAATTATTCCAAACCTTCTTTACGACAAAACCCCTAGGGAAGGGAACGGGTTTTGGCTTGCCGATTAGCTATCAAATTGTGACGGAAAAGCACCAAGGAGAGTTAAAATTTAAGTCACAGGAGGGAGTGGGAACGGAGTTTGAGGTGATTTTGCCTTTGTCTTCCTCGGTTCCTAATCCTGAGTTGAATTAA
- a CDS encoding Uma2 family endonuclease encodes MTISLDCERLYPDSDGQPMADNTLQFRWIVLIKENLELLFADRPDVFVAGDLLWYPVEGHPEIRVAPDALVAFGRPKGERGSYKQWEEDNIAPQVVFEILSPGNRSGEMSKKQQFYDDYGVEEYYIYNPDRNNLQGFCRTESGLRGIEEIQNWTSPRLGIRFVVTATTLELYRPDGRRFLSFLQLEQRAEQADQRAQQADQRAEQERERAQQADRRAEQADRRAERLAAQLRALGIDPDS; translated from the coding sequence ATGACCATTTCCTTGGATTGTGAGAGACTCTACCCCGACAGTGACGGTCAGCCCATGGCAGACAATACCTTACAATTTCGCTGGATTGTCCTGATTAAAGAAAACCTAGAACTCCTCTTTGCTGACCGACCCGATGTTTTTGTAGCCGGAGATTTACTCTGGTATCCTGTAGAAGGACACCCAGAAATCCGCGTCGCTCCCGATGCTCTAGTAGCATTTGGTCGCCCCAAAGGAGAACGAGGGTCTTATAAACAGTGGGAAGAGGATAATATTGCTCCGCAAGTAGTCTTTGAAATCCTGTCCCCCGGCAATCGTTCAGGGGAAATGAGCAAAAAGCAGCAATTCTATGACGATTACGGAGTAGAAGAATATTATATTTACAACCCAGACCGGAACAATTTACAGGGATTTTGCCGTACAGAGTCAGGATTGAGAGGGATTGAAGAAATCCAGAACTGGACAAGTCCCCGTCTAGGGATTCGGTTTGTTGTAACGGCGACCACATTGGAACTGTATCGTCCCGATGGGCGAAGATTCCTGAGCTTTTTGCAGTTGGAACAAAGGGCCGAACAAGCTGACCAGAGGGCGCAACAAGCTGACCAGAGGGCAGAACAAGAGCGCGAACGAGCCCAACAAGCTGACCGAAGGGCAGAACAAGCTGACCGAAGAGCCGAGCGATTAGCCGCACAACTGAGAGCGTTAGGCATTGACCCTGACAGCTAA
- a CDS encoding Uma2 family endonuclease — translation MTISLDCERLYPDSDGQPMADNTLQFRWIVLIKENLELLFADRPDVFVAGDLLWYPVEGHPEIRVAPDALVAFGRPKGERGSYKQWEEGNIAPQVVFEILSPGNRSGEMSKKQQFYDDYGVEEYYIYNPDRNNLQGFCRTESGLRGIEEIQNWTSPRLGIRFVVTATTLELYRPDGRGFLSFLELEQRAEQADQRAQQADQRAEQERQRAQQADQRAEQERQRAQQADRRAEQADRRAERLAAQLRALGIDPDS, via the coding sequence ATGACCATTTCCTTGGATTGTGAGAGACTCTACCCCGACAGTGACGGTCAGCCCATGGCAGACAATACCCTCCAATTTCGCTGGATTGTCCTGATTAAAGAAAACCTAGAACTCCTCTTTGCTGACCGACCCGATGTTTTTGTAGCCGGAGATTTACTCTGGTATCCCGTAGAAGGACACCCAGAAATCCGCGTCGCTCCCGATGCTCTAGTAGCATTTGGTCGCCCCAAAGGAGAACGAGGGTCTTATAAACAGTGGGAAGAAGGGAATATTGCCCCGCAAGTGGTCTTTGAAATTCTCTCCCCCGGCAATCGTTCAGGGGAAATGAGCAAAAAGCAGCAATTCTATGACGATTACGGAGTAGAAGAATATTATATCTACAACCCAGACCGGAACAATTTACAAGGATTTTGTCGTACAGAGTCAGGATTGAGAGGGATTGAAGAAATCCAAAACTGGACAAGTCCCCGTCTAGGGATTCGGTTTGTTGTAACGGCGACCACATTGGAACTGTATCGTCCCGATGGGCGAGGATTCCTGAGCTTTTTGGAGTTGGAACAACGAGCGGAACAAGCTGACCAGAGGGCGCAACAAGCAGACCAAAGGGCAGAACAGGAGCGCCAACGAGCCCAACAAGCTGACCAGAGGGCAGAACAGGAACGCCAACGAGCCCAACAAGCTGACCGAAGGGCAGAACAAGCTGACCGAAGAGCCGAGCGATTAGCCGCACAACTGAGAGCGTTAGGCATTGACCCTGACAGCTAA
- a CDS encoding Uma2 family endonuclease: MTISLDCERLYPDSDGQPMADNTLQFRWIVLIKENLELLLADRPDVFVAGDLLWYPVEGHPEIRVAPDALVAFGRPKGERGSYKQWEEGNIAPQVVFEILSPGNRSGEMSKKQQFYDDYGVEEYYIYNPDRNNLQGFCRTEAGLRAIEEIQNWTSPRLGIRFVVTATTLELYRPDGRGFLSFLELEQRAEQADQRAEQERQRAEQADQRAQQERQRAERLAAQLRALGIDADS; the protein is encoded by the coding sequence ATGACCATTTCCTTGGATTGTGAGAGACTCTACCCCGACAGTGACGGTCAGCCCATGGCAGACAATACCCTCCAATTTCGCTGGATTGTCCTGATTAAAGAAAACCTAGAACTCCTCTTGGCTGACCGACCCGATGTTTTTGTAGCCGGAGATTTACTCTGGTATCCTGTAGAAGGACACCCAGAAATCCGCGTTGCTCCCGATGCTCTCGTAGCATTTGGTCGCCCCAAAGGAGAGCGAGGGTCTTATAAACAGTGGGAAGAAGGGAATATTGCCCCTCAAGTCGTATTTGAAATTCTCTCCCCCGGCAATCGTTCAGGGGAAATGAGCAAAAAACAGCAATTCTATGACGATTACGGAGTAGAAGAATATTATATTTACAACCCAGACCGGAACAATTTACAGGGATTTTGCCGTACAGAGGCAGGATTGAGAGCGATAGAAGAAATCCAGAACTGGACAAGTCCCCGTCTAGGGATTCGGTTTGTTGTAACGGCGACCACATTGGAACTGTATCGTCCCGATGGGCGAGGATTCCTGAGCTTTTTGGAGTTGGAACAACGAGCGGAACAAGCTGACCAGAGGGCAGAACAAGAACGGCAACGAGCGGAACAAGCTGACCAGAGGGCGCAACAGGAACGCCAACGAGCCGAGCGATTAGCCGCACAACTGAGAGCGCTAGGTATTGACGCTGACAGCTAA
- the ndhC gene encoding photosynthetic/respiratory NAD(P)H-quinone oxidoreductase subunit C, giving the protein MFHLSGYEYFLGFLLIASSVPILALTASKLLRPPTGGPERRTTYESGMEPLGGAWIQFNIRYYMFALVFVVFDVETVFLYPWAVAFNQLGLLAFVEALIFIGILVVALVYAWRKGALEWS; this is encoded by the coding sequence GTGTTTCACTTAAGCGGTTACGAATATTTTCTAGGATTTTTGCTCATAGCCAGTTCCGTCCCCATTTTGGCGCTGACAGCTTCTAAGCTGCTCCGCCCGCCAACCGGAGGGCCCGAACGACGCACCACCTATGAATCTGGGATGGAACCTTTGGGGGGTGCGTGGATTCAATTTAATATCCGGTACTATATGTTCGCCCTTGTCTTCGTTGTCTTCGACGTGGAAACGGTCTTTCTCTACCCCTGGGCGGTTGCTTTTAATCAATTAGGGCTACTAGCCTTTGTAGAGGCTTTAATTTTTATTGGAATTTTAGTAGTAGCTCTGGTCTACGCATGGCGAAAAGGAGCGCTGGAATGGTCATGA
- a CDS encoding NADH dehydrogenase subunit K gives MKSDNPTDAALLEQQQKEKILNPIARTTVTQDLSENVILTTVDDLYNWARLSSLWPMLYGTACCFIEFAAMIGSRFDFDRFGLVPRSSPRQADLIITAGTITMKMAPALVRLYEEMPDPKYVIAMGACTITGGMFSMDSPSAVRGVDKLIPVDLYIPGCPPRPEAIMDAIVKLRKKVANESIQERARVQSQTNRYYSTTHNMVAVEPILTGEYLQSGTRQAPPKVLTEGYGMPVAPGFAESKEEVNRG, from the coding sequence ATGAAATCTGATAACCCAACGGATGCTGCACTTTTGGAGCAGCAGCAAAAAGAAAAAATTCTCAATCCTATTGCTCGGACAACGGTCACTCAAGATTTATCGGAGAATGTCATCCTAACGACGGTGGATGATCTGTATAATTGGGCGAGATTATCGAGTCTCTGGCCGATGTTATACGGAACGGCCTGCTGCTTCATCGAATTTGCGGCGATGATTGGTTCTCGTTTCGATTTTGACCGTTTTGGCCTTGTTCCTCGTTCCAGTCCGAGACAAGCGGATTTAATCATCACGGCGGGAACGATTACCATGAAAATGGCTCCGGCTTTGGTGCGACTCTATGAGGAAATGCCTGACCCCAAATATGTGATTGCTATGGGGGCTTGTACTATTACTGGGGGAATGTTTAGTATGGACTCTCCTAGTGCGGTGCGAGGGGTGGATAAGTTAATCCCGGTGGATTTATATATTCCCGGTTGTCCTCCTCGTCCTGAAGCGATTATGGACGCGATTGTTAAATTGCGCAAAAAGGTGGCTAATGAGTCGATTCAGGAACGGGCGAGAGTTCAATCTCAAACGAATCGCTACTACAGCACGACTCATAATATGGTGGCGGTTGAACCGATTTTAACGGGAGAATATCTCCAATCTGGTACTCGTCAAGCTCCCCCGAAGGTGTTAACGGAAGGGTACGGAATGCCTGTCGCGCCGGGTTTTGCAGAATCTAAAGAGGAAGTCAATCGTGGCTGA
- a CDS encoding NAD(P)H-quinone oxidoreductase subunit J: MAEEENQVETTAIVEAGPVSQWLTENGFDHEALEKDHLGVELIKVDAEFLIPIATALYAYGFNYLQCQGGYDVGPGKELVSFYHLIKVGDNVTQPEEVRVKVYLPRDNPKVPSVYWIWKAADWQERETYDMYGIVFEGHPNLKRILMPEDWVGWPLRKDYISPDFYELQDAY, translated from the coding sequence GTGGCTGAAGAAGAAAATCAAGTTGAAACAACTGCCATTGTAGAAGCGGGTCCGGTTTCTCAGTGGTTAACGGAAAATGGTTTTGACCATGAAGCCCTCGAAAAGGATCATTTAGGGGTGGAATTAATTAAGGTGGATGCGGAGTTTCTCATCCCGATTGCTACGGCTTTATATGCCTATGGCTTTAATTACTTGCAGTGTCAAGGGGGGTATGATGTCGGCCCTGGTAAGGAGTTGGTCAGTTTCTACCATTTAATTAAAGTGGGGGATAATGTCACCCAACCGGAGGAGGTGCGGGTGAAGGTGTATTTGCCTCGGGATAATCCTAAAGTGCCTTCGGTTTATTGGATTTGGAAGGCGGCGGATTGGCAAGAGCGGGAAACCTATGATATGTATGGCATTGTTTTTGAAGGACATCCTAATCTGAAACGAATCTTAATGCCGGAAGATTGGGTCGGTTGGCCGTTGCGGAAGGATTATATTTCGCCGGACTTCTACGAGTTACAAGATGCTTATTAA